The region GAAAGCGGTCGTGACTTCCGTCCAACCTCGCATCCATGGAAAATCAACTTTGACATTCATACTTCTGTGAGATTGGTTCCCAACAAGGCGATAAACTTAAGCCCTTATTCTTTTGTGCCACTCTCTGATATAATTTCTAAGGACCTTGATACATCTTTTCTTATAGGTATATACTCTTTTCAAATCTTTTTGCTTTTAAATCACTACTCTAAAATTTGGATTAATGTTTTTTTGATTGAGCAGATGTAATTGAGATTCCCACTAGTGCAACTGGTGAGCAAGAATTTGAGAAAGACGGGGAAAAACATAAGATAATTACTATTCAACTTGACCAAGATGGGTACACTCTTGACTTTAAATTTTATTCacattttttcattatttattattattaaatcatttttatattttcctaAATTTTTAAATAGGGATAGGGTTGAATGTGCCTTTTTTGGCAAGTATGTTGCGGAAATCGTAGGTTATCTTGCATCGGGAGATGCAACAAATACTGTTGTGGTGGTGCAATGTGCAAAGATCAAGCCTTTTAAAGGTATTGAAAAGTTTGATATGGTGTCGAATGATCAAAATTTCGTTGCGCatattattttcctttattctaattttttttacaggTAAGACAAGTCTCCAAAATGTTTATGGGGCTACAAAGGTTCTTTTTAATCCTCTCATACAAGAAGCTGCCAGTCTCCGAGCTCGGTGAGttttattctaattttttaaaCCTCTTTCATTTTTTCTATTCATAACAAACTATGAAATCAGCTATCTTCCAGGTTCTTGGAATCAAATGATACTGCTGCACAAGTGATTAGCCCGCTGCAGGACTCGGCAAAAAAACTACCCCTGAAGAATGATTTTCTAAAACTTAGTGATGGGAAAACCATTGAGCAACTCAAATATTTTGCTGAGGTATACTTTTGACTTTACAAttcaataataatttatattccATTCATTTTTAGTTACAACATATATTACACGTTTTGATTTACACATTTAATTTAGCAGAAGTCCTATTGTGTTGTTCTTGGTACGGTTAAGTATATCGCAGAGGGTATGGATTGGTATTACCCTGCTTGCAAATGTAGCAAGAagatgaattaattttttagacacaattattaatatttaattttctgcaatctttcatttcttttaatTATTTGTGGTTCATAGTAgacaaattaattattattctttACATATTtaagtattattttttattttagaataaataTAGAAAACGAAATGATGACCTAGATCAGGTTCAAATTGGGAATTTAGttaatgtattatttttttttccattaattTAAAAAACGAAAATGATTTATTATTCCTTGCCTAATTCTGCTTTAATTATTGGGAAAAACTTTGGGCATTAATGTTTGATTGATTCCAACCCATAAAAAAAGGATTTAGTTAATCAATGtgataaattgataaataatCAGTATTACCTTAATGATGTacaaattttcgtttttttatatatttataaaaaactgtattaacacatttttttttccaaaatccaATCTCACTATTATTTCTTTcaggttaaaaaaaaatccgGAACAAATCTATTTTAGAGCTTCACTAAGGAAACCCATTTAtgtgtcaattttttttaaaaatgttttatCTATGAGTATCACGTTAAAAATACaaccattttttaaaaatattgcaAATTTGATTACAAAATTTTGGTAAGTATGATTAGAAGGAAAAAATTGCACTTGATTAAAtgcattttctttctaatattggaaaaaaaatctcaatatttatcatttaatataaatttcttatttaatttaatttccttatttcatttaattttcttattttagttaatagtgtagattttaacccaacactcaatatttttttaaaattttttaagTAAAATATTGAGTGTATATTCGTAATCATTAATATATTATTCCCAAATTAATCAATTCATGAACCCATAGCTGCTattaattttcagttttaatttcgtAAAAAAAAATCCGTGATATTCCATACacttttaaatgaatttaagaggattaattatttattatgagTACCATCATTCTCTCCATTATCAAAGATTTTTCAAACTTATAGAAATATGAAAGCATTAAAtgacttttaaaataaattaataccaGAAGATTCATACctctttttaaattatttcaaaTGGAAGTAACTACAATTATGGACGGAAAATTATAGCATACATTATAATCATTAATAAATTATTCCCTGCtgtgaaaacaaaaataaattattcccAAATGTATCACCGCATTAACCCATTGCTTATGAAGGTATAAATgcttttaaataaacataattAAGGCACTACATAATCCTTCCTAATTTTTGTTGTTTACCAACCTGATGTATACTGATACATTGTGCTATCATTGAGATCTTCGTATAGAGGATGAAGAATTACAGAACTTATGTATGattgagattgaaaaaatattgcaaGGCAATGGAAGGTCGCTCAAGGAATTTCCATGTTTACCATACCCTAAATTTTTagaaattcataattttgaaaatagattcGTTGCAGATGAGTTGAATTATAATAGGGATGAAATGGTAAAGATTCAAGATGAA is a window of Lotus japonicus ecotype B-129 chromosome 5, LjGifu_v1.2 DNA encoding:
- the LOC130719742 gene encoding uncharacterized protein LOC130719742; amino-acid sequence: MAIDDVATLDASKENWTIVAKGHKIHASVRKTLIYRFQSLLSEGRVYQISFFDVGESGRDFRPTSHPWKINFDIHTSVRLVPNKAINLSPYSFVPLSDIISKDLDTSFLIDVIEIPTSATGEQEFEKDGEKHKIITIQLDQDGDRVECAFFGKYVAEIVGYLASGDATNTVVVVQCAKIKPFKGKTSLQNVYGATKVLFNPLIQEAASLRARFLESNDTAAQVISPLQDSAKKLPLKNDFLKLSDGKTIEQLKYFAEKSYCVVLGTVKYIAEGMDWYYPACKCSKKMN